In the Sporosarcina sp. ANT_H38 genome, one interval contains:
- the purL gene encoding phosphoribosylformylglycinamidine synthase subunit PurL: MSAKHEPNAQQIKDEKLYLQMGMSDAEFERVEEMLGRLPNYTETGLFSALWSEHCSYKSSKPVLRKFPTEGARVLQGPGEGAGIVDIGDNQAAVFKMESHNSPSAIEPFIGAATGAGGVLRDVFSMGARPVALVNSLRIGELSNARDRYLFEEAVSGMASYGNAIGIPTIAGEVQFDNCYSKRPLVNAMAVGILNHEDIQKGIAAGVGNTVMYVGATTGRDGIHGATMSSVEVAVEEAELPVMQAGNPFLEKLLMEACLELVKSDALIGIQDMGAAGLTSSAAEMASKAGYGVEMNLDLVPQREEGMTAYEMMLSESQERMLVVVKKGREQEVTDLCGKYGIEAVSIGKVTDDKMLRLFHKGEIVAEVLADFLAEDAPVYHKKSEEPAYFREFQAMEMTEPVVADLNETLNELLQRPTIASKEWVYNQFDTQARSNTVVAPGSSAGVIRVSGTNKGLAMTADCNSRFVYLDPEIGGKIAVAEAARNLICSGAEPIAVTDCLNFGSADKPEVFWQLEKSADGISEACRKLNAPVISGNVSLSNEVNGVPIYPTPTIGMVGLVHDLSQVTTTEFKNAGDIIFVIGEASLDFGGSELQQMIDGKISGQAPAIDLEVEAARQKALLTAIQSGLVESATDLSEGGFAIALCEKAFGAEGLGAGVTISGSAVTALFSETQSRFLVTVKEDNVAAFEKAVTDAIKIGVVTDTNRIVINGENGVLIDGTVDELRSAWKGAIQCLLNSEA; the protein is encoded by the coding sequence GAAACAGGTCTATTCTCGGCATTATGGTCTGAACATTGTTCATATAAAAGCTCGAAACCGGTACTTCGTAAGTTCCCAACTGAAGGAGCACGCGTCCTTCAAGGGCCAGGTGAAGGTGCAGGAATTGTTGATATCGGTGATAACCAAGCAGCTGTATTCAAAATGGAATCCCATAACTCACCATCTGCTATAGAGCCGTTTATCGGTGCAGCAACTGGTGCTGGTGGAGTTCTACGTGACGTATTTTCAATGGGGGCCCGTCCTGTAGCACTCGTCAATTCTCTTCGTATTGGAGAACTATCGAATGCACGTGACCGTTATTTATTCGAAGAAGCGGTGTCAGGTATGGCGAGTTACGGAAATGCAATTGGGATTCCGACGATTGCGGGAGAAGTGCAGTTTGACAATTGTTATTCAAAACGTCCGTTAGTCAATGCGATGGCTGTTGGTATTTTGAACCATGAAGATATTCAAAAAGGTATCGCTGCAGGCGTAGGCAATACTGTCATGTATGTCGGTGCAACAACAGGGCGCGACGGCATCCACGGTGCAACGATGTCTTCAGTTGAAGTCGCTGTAGAAGAAGCAGAACTTCCAGTCATGCAGGCGGGAAATCCGTTTCTTGAGAAACTTCTAATGGAGGCATGCCTTGAACTTGTGAAATCAGATGCACTTATTGGTATACAAGATATGGGTGCTGCAGGTCTTACATCATCTGCTGCTGAAATGGCTTCAAAAGCAGGATACGGCGTGGAAATGAACTTGGATCTGGTACCACAGCGTGAAGAAGGAATGACAGCGTACGAAATGATGCTGTCGGAATCTCAGGAGCGGATGCTTGTTGTCGTGAAAAAAGGCCGCGAACAAGAAGTAACAGACCTATGCGGAAAATATGGAATTGAAGCAGTCTCAATAGGTAAAGTAACAGACGACAAAATGCTTCGTCTTTTCCATAAAGGTGAAATTGTTGCAGAAGTATTAGCAGATTTCCTTGCGGAAGATGCTCCGGTTTACCATAAAAAATCTGAAGAACCTGCTTATTTCAGAGAGTTCCAAGCGATGGAAATGACTGAACCCGTTGTGGCTGATTTGAATGAGACACTTAACGAATTACTGCAACGTCCTACAATTGCATCGAAAGAATGGGTGTATAACCAGTTCGATACACAAGCTAGGTCGAATACGGTAGTTGCACCAGGTTCGTCTGCAGGTGTCATTCGTGTCAGTGGAACGAATAAAGGACTTGCGATGACAGCAGATTGTAACTCGCGATTTGTATACCTCGACCCAGAAATAGGTGGGAAAATTGCAGTTGCTGAAGCAGCGCGTAACCTCATTTGTTCAGGCGCAGAACCAATTGCAGTCACGGATTGCCTGAACTTCGGTAGTGCGGACAAGCCAGAAGTATTTTGGCAGCTTGAGAAATCAGCCGACGGAATTTCTGAAGCATGCCGCAAGTTGAATGCACCTGTCATTAGCGGTAACGTCTCCTTGTCTAATGAAGTGAACGGTGTTCCAATCTATCCAACACCAACGATTGGTATGGTTGGCCTTGTGCATGATCTATCACAAGTAACGACTACTGAATTCAAAAATGCAGGCGATATTATTTTTGTCATCGGGGAAGCATCACTCGATTTCGGTGGAAGTGAATTGCAACAAATGATTGACGGGAAAATTTCTGGTCAAGCGCCGGCAATTGACCTTGAAGTTGAAGCGGCACGTCAGAAAGCACTATTGACTGCAATCCAATCTGGACTTGTTGAATCTGCAACGGACTTATCAGAAGGCGGTTTTGCAATAGCGCTTTGTGAAAAAGCGTTTGGAGCGGAAGGTCTTGGAGCTGGCGTAACAATTTCAGGTTCTGCGGTAACGGCATTATTCAGTGAAACACAATCACGTTTCCTAGTTACTGTAAAAGAAGATAATGTAGCAGCGTTTGAAAAAGCTGTGACAGATGCTATTAAAATCGGTGTAGTAACGGATACTAACCGAATCGTTATCAATGGTGAAAATGGCGTGTTAATTGACGGGACGGTTGATGAACTCCGTTCTGCTTGGAAAGGAGCTATCCAATGCTTGCTGAACTCAGAGGCTTAA